Genomic DNA from Paenibacillus borealis:
TCCCGGTGCCCGTGCTCCGAAGCTGGTCAAAGAGTATATGGTGCGGCAAATGGCAGAGGGCTCTGTGATCGTAGATGTTGCGATTGATCAGGGCGGCTCGATCGAGACTATTGACCGGATTACAACGCATGAGAATCCGACCTATGTGAAGCATGGCGTGGTGCACTACGCTGTGGCCAATATGCCGGGGGCGGTCGCCCGGACTTCGACACTGGCGCTGACCAATGTGACGATTCCCTATGCGCTGCAGATTGCCAATCTTGGCATTCATGTGGCTGCGGTCAACAACGCGGCGCTTGCGCGCGGACTGAATGTGGTGGCTGGACATGTAACGAATCTTGCGGTGGCGCAGAGTCTGGGCTACGAATGCGCGGATGGAATCCGCGTACTAGCTGCCGCTGGCGGACGTATTTAACAATGGGAGAATATCGTTTCTGTCCCCGCGGGAAGGCGGGGCTGGGATGGGGAGAAACGGAAGCTGCACACCGCAATTCTCCCCGATATTTTCTTTAGAAAAAAAGCTTGTCAAATTCACCGGGGTTTGATATACTCATTTTTGTTGTGACAAACACACAAACTTATCATATGGCTCGTTGGTCAAGGGGTTAAGACACCTCCCTTTCACGGAGGTAACATGGGTTCGAATCCCATACGAGTCACCATAATCTTCTTCGATTGATGGGATGAGAATTCCCTGGGTTCGTTGAAGCCTCAATATGCGGTAGTGGTGGAATGGCAGACACGCTATCTTGAGGGGGTAGTGGGTGTATACCCGTGGAGGTTCGAGTCCTCTCTACCGCATAACATGTAATGGCTGAAACCCCTGATGATTCAGGGGTTTTTTGTTTTTTTATTTTTGCCGGAGGCGTAAAAAACATTTAAAAAGAGTTTGCAGATAGCGGCTTGTCTCCGGACGGGCTGCTTTTTGTTGTTGCATGTGAATTATCCCCATCCCCTCATTTAGGGAGTCATTTCCATTGACGGCGCCTTCATGTTCCGTTATACCTGCATATATATCAGAAATCGACAGGAACGGGGGGGTCTGCAATGAATTTTTTAATTCCGGTCATGCTTGTGGATGATGAGCCGCTTGCACTTGATAATGTATATCAAATGGTACCTTGGGCAGAAAATGGTTTTGAAGTGGTCGCGAAGGCAACGAGCGGACGTATGGCGCTGCGGTTATTCGAGAAATTGCAGCCGCAGATTGTTATTACCGATATTTCCATGTCTCCTATGGACGGCCTGGAGCTGGGCAGGCAGGTTGTCCAGCTTGCTCCCAAAACCCGGGTGATCTTTCTGACCGCTTACCGTGATTTCGATTATGCCCGCCAGGCACTGGAAATGCGTGCGGCCCATTATCTGCTTAAGCATGAAATCAGCCGCAACCGCCTGTTGGAGCAGCTGAAGCTGCTCAAGGAAGGCTTGGCAGCAGAAGCAGCCGAGGAAGAAGGCCGCGGACATGCGCTCCAAATCCTGCTAAAGGATATGTTAGCAGGCAAATATCAGGTCCCTGCGGGGAATCAGGAGTCCCGGCTGCACCGGCTCGTTACAGAACATCAGCAGGGGCAGCCGGCACTGCTGTATTTCGAGCTGGGCGCTGCAATTCTGCTGGACGGCAGCCGCCGGAGCAGCCGCTTGCCTGTATCTTCCGCCTGGAAGCAGATTGAGGAAGAGATCCGCCACCAGTCCGCAGAGCTGGAGGAAATACATATTATGGAGATGGATGAAGGCGGCTACACTGTGCTGCTGAAGCTGTCTTCTTCGAGCAGTCTGTTGCTTCAGCATTATCTCCTGCGGCAGATTGCCGGCCAGGTGCTGACCAGTCTGGGAACCTGTTATGAGGGCGGGCTGCCCCGAATTCTCATCTCTGCCGGCAGCCCAGAATCGCCGGACCGGAGATATGCGGCGATGAGACAGGCGTATGATTATTCGTTTTTGCTGCCGCCTGGTGCCGTATTTCTGCTGGAACAAGCCTCCTCTGCCGGCGGAGCTTCCGTTATTGCTGGCGAGATCAGGCAGTACTTGCTGTCTCCTGACAGGAGCCTGCTGGACGGGCTGAAAGTCAGCTTGGAGAAAATAACCGCCCTGGCCTCTCTGGGAGAATTGCGCGCAGCCATAGGTGAGGTCGGTGCCGAATGCCGCAAGGACGGAGACGGCTCTGACCTGGAGCTAGGCACGGACGCACGGCAGATTGTAAGCGCCCTGTACCGGCTATTGGAAGAACGTCTGCAGCGGCGGCAGCCCGGGAATCATTATTCCCGCTGGGTGAACAAAGCAATGGATTATGTGGCCGGCAATTATGCCGATCCGGACCTGTCCCTGGAGACGGTCGCGGGCCATCTGCAGATCAGCAGCATCCATCTGCGTACCACCTTCAAACGGGAGACCGGCCAGTCTCTGCTGGACTATACAACGGAATACCGGATTTCACTGGCCAAGCAGCTTCTGCAGACCGGTGATTACAAGATTTACGAGGTATCCGAGAAGGTGGGCTACAAAACCAGCCAGTATTTCAGCCAGGTATTCAAAAAAACCACCGGCATGCAGCCCAAGGACTTCCTGCAGCAGAAGGAAGGTGAATAGCTATGCGCAAAATCAAGAACAAAATACTTGGCAGCGTTATTCTTATCGTCACTTTGTCGGTCTCTGCCATCAGTGCGCTGGCCTATGAGCAGTTCTCTTCGATTCTCGAAACCCAGGCGCTGCGTGAAGACACTATTCATCTGGAGCAGACAACGAATCAGATGAATCACCTGATTGACGACGTGCAGAAATATGCCGCCAATATGGTCAACGATGAGCTGCTTCAGCAGTTTGCAGCGAAGCTGCAATATCCCTCGACGTACGATGAGCTGAGTGCCTACCGGGATGTAGTCACCCAATTGACCAAATTTAATGTGCTGCGTGACTACCTCGAAAGCTCGGCCATCGTCCGCTCTGACGGCAAGGTCTTCTGGTCATCACTGTATATTGATCCTTATTTTGAACGGCTGCTTCAGGAAGACTGGTACCAGAAGGCGCTGGCCAGCAACGCCAAAAGCGGATTTTCAGCTCCCCACATCATTCTGGACCCCGACAGCAAAAAAATTGTCAGCTTCTTTATCCGTTTCGATCCCGAGTACGGCGGTGTGCTGCTTCTGAATATTGATTATGAAGCTTTTGAGAGTCTGTTCCAGTATTTGGGCCAGTCCTTCGACCAGGTGGCCTGGATCGGGCCGGATCAATCGCTGCTATATCAGCAAGGCAACGCAGCAGAGTTCCCTGCGCAAGTGCTGACCGCAGACGGCCCGGAAATTCAAGTCACCAAGCATGACAAGGGATATTATCTGGCCAGTGCTTTTGATAAATCGGAGTGGTCTGTCTTCACGTTTACCTCTAACGACCGGTTCTACGAGTGGGTAGGATATATTGTGCGGTACTGGGCGGTCTTCCTCGCGTTATGCCTCATCCTCTGCTTCCTGCTGTTTCTTCCGATTATCTCCAGTATTATCCGTCCGATTCTGCAGATGACCAAAGCGATGAAGCAGGTATCGATGGGCAATTACAATGTTCAGCTGTCGTTCCGCAGCAATGACGAGCTCTCTGTGCTGAAGAATGGCTTTGAGATGATGCTTGGCGATATTGAGCGGCAGATGAGCGAGAAGGTGGAGCAGGAACGCTGGAAGCGTAAGATGTCTGCGGAGCTGCTGTTCGCACAGATCAACCCCCATTTTATCTACAATACCTTGAACACTGTTGTTTATCTGGCCCGCAAAAAAAACTACATGGCTATCGAAGAAATGATTGAATCCTTTATTGGCATTCTGCATGATGCCGTCAATATCGGCGATGCCGGTCTGTATGTCACGGTGGAGCAGGAGATGAACATTATCGATCACTTTGTACGTATTCAAAAATACAGATATGCGGACCGCTTCGAGCTGGTCTGGAACGTAGAAGAGCAGGTACTGGGCGACTCTATTCCCAAAAGCCTGATTCAGCCGCTGGTGGAGAATGCTATTTTTCACGGATTTTCAGAGAAGGAGTCAATCGGGCGTATTGAGATCATTATCCGCAAGCGCAGCGGACGGCTGTTAATCTCGGTCAGGGATGACGGGTGCGGCATGAGCCAGGAGAAGGCACAGGCCATTATGAACGGAACGCTGCCGCCGGCACGCCTTCCTTCCGGGGCTATGAAACAGATTGGGCTGTGGAATATCCGGGAACGCATCGAGTATTTGTACGGGCAGGAAGGCCGCTTGGTCATCCGCTCAAGTGAGCAGGAAGGCACCAAAATATCCGTTCTCCTGCCATCAGGGCAGCAACCGGTAGAGTGAAAGCACTATCATTATTTATACAAAATCATCGGATCGTCTAATTGTTGGGCGATGCCGTCATGCTTATAGTAAGACTATACAGACGGACAGGGCATGAGAGAAACCGCCGGCTGTCACAACAGAGGCAAGGGGGACAATAATTTGCACAATCTATTCAGTAAAAAAGCATCCGTTATAGCGCTTGTTCTAACACTGTGCTTCACCATGGTGCTAGCCGGCTGCGGCAACGGCAAGGGTAACAACGCCACTTCCGGGGACGCCGGCACCACGAACAGCACGAATAGCTCAAGCGATCCTGCAAACGCTTCCGGAAAATTGACCGTATGGGGCTGGGACAAAGCCTGGTTCGAAGGTACCGGAGCGAAGTTTAACGAGAAGTTCCCGAATGTAAAGCTGGATTTCGTCGAAGTATCAGCGGGCGATTATCTGAAGAAAATCCAGACCTCCATCGCCTCCGGCTCCGACCTGCCGG
This window encodes:
- a CDS encoding histidine kinase; this translates as MRKIKNKILGSVILIVTLSVSAISALAYEQFSSILETQALREDTIHLEQTTNQMNHLIDDVQKYAANMVNDELLQQFAAKLQYPSTYDELSAYRDVVTQLTKFNVLRDYLESSAIVRSDGKVFWSSLYIDPYFERLLQEDWYQKALASNAKSGFSAPHIILDPDSKKIVSFFIRFDPEYGGVLLLNIDYEAFESLFQYLGQSFDQVAWIGPDQSLLYQQGNAAEFPAQVLTADGPEIQVTKHDKGYYLASAFDKSEWSVFTFTSNDRFYEWVGYIVRYWAVFLALCLILCFLLFLPIISSIIRPILQMTKAMKQVSMGNYNVQLSFRSNDELSVLKNGFEMMLGDIERQMSEKVEQERWKRKMSAELLFAQINPHFIYNTLNTVVYLARKKNYMAIEEMIESFIGILHDAVNIGDAGLYVTVEQEMNIIDHFVRIQKYRYADRFELVWNVEEQVLGDSIPKSLIQPLVENAIFHGFSEKESIGRIEIIIRKRSGRLLISVRDDGCGMSQEKAQAIMNGTLPPARLPSGAMKQIGLWNIRERIEYLYGQEGRLVIRSSEQEGTKISVLLPSGQQPVE
- a CDS encoding response regulator transcription factor, with amino-acid sequence MNFLIPVMLVDDEPLALDNVYQMVPWAENGFEVVAKATSGRMALRLFEKLQPQIVITDISMSPMDGLELGRQVVQLAPKTRVIFLTAYRDFDYARQALEMRAAHYLLKHEISRNRLLEQLKLLKEGLAAEAAEEEGRGHALQILLKDMLAGKYQVPAGNQESRLHRLVTEHQQGQPALLYFELGAAILLDGSRRSSRLPVSSAWKQIEEEIRHQSAELEEIHIMEMDEGGYTVLLKLSSSSSLLLQHYLLRQIAGQVLTSLGTCYEGGLPRILISAGSPESPDRRYAAMRQAYDYSFLLPPGAVFLLEQASSAGGASVIAGEIRQYLLSPDRSLLDGLKVSLEKITALASLGELRAAIGEVGAECRKDGDGSDLELGTDARQIVSALYRLLEERLQRRQPGNHYSRWVNKAMDYVAGNYADPDLSLETVAGHLQISSIHLRTTFKRETGQSLLDYTTEYRISLAKQLLQTGDYKIYEVSEKVGYKTSQYFSQVFKKTTGMQPKDFLQQKEGE